The proteins below are encoded in one region of Mycolicibacterium neworleansense:
- the rpmG gene encoding 50S ribosomal protein L33: protein MASTDIRPIVKLKSTAGTGYTYVTRKNRRNDPDRIVLRKYDPIVRRHVDFREER from the coding sequence ATGGCCAGCACCGACATCCGGCCGATCGTGAAGCTGAAGTCGACCGCGGGAACCGGGTACACCTACGTCACCCGCAAGAACCGCCGCAACGACCCGGACCGCATCGTGTTGCGCAAGTACGACCCGATCGTGCGCCGCCACGTCGACTTCCGTGAGGAGCGCTGA
- the rpsR gene encoding 30S ribosomal protein S18, whose amino-acid sequence MMAKKTPRKRPPATELKKPRRNQLDALGVTEVDYKDVHLLRTFISERGKIRSRRITGLTPQQQRQVATAIKNAREMALLPVVGPA is encoded by the coding sequence GTGATGGCCAAGAAGACTCCCCGGAAACGTCCTCCGGCAACGGAACTGAAAAAACCCAGGCGCAATCAGCTGGACGCCCTCGGCGTGACCGAGGTCGACTACAAGGACGTCCACCTACTGCGCACCTTCATCAGCGAGCGGGGCAAGATCCGGTCCCGGCGCATCACCGGGCTCACCCCGCAACAACAGCGGCAGGTCGCCACGGCGATCAAGAACGCCAGGGAGATGGCGCTGCTGCCGGTCGTCGGCCCTGCTTGA
- the rpsN gene encoding 30S ribosomal protein S14, whose translation MAKLSKIVKNEQRRKLVERYAERRAELKDIIRNPATTGEQRAAAVSALQRLPRDSSPVRLRNRDAVDGRPRGHLRKFGLSRVRVREMAHRGELPGVRKSSW comes from the coding sequence ATGGCCAAGCTGTCCAAGATCGTCAAGAACGAGCAGCGCCGGAAACTCGTGGAGCGCTACGCCGAACGGCGCGCTGAGCTCAAAGACATCATTCGCAATCCGGCCACCACCGGTGAGCAGCGGGCCGCGGCGGTCTCGGCTCTGCAGCGCCTGCCCCGCGATTCGAGTCCGGTGCGGCTGCGCAACCGGGACGCGGTCGACGGCCGCCCGCGCGGGCACCTGCGAAAGTTCGGGCTCTCGCGGGTCCGCGTGCGGGAAATGGCGCATCGCGGTGAATTGCCCGGTGTGCGGAAGTCGAGCTGGTGA
- the rpmB gene encoding 50S ribosomal protein L28 yields MSAHCQVTGRSPGFGNTVSHSHKRSRRRWNPNIQTKTYYLPSEGRRVRLRVSAKGIKVIDRDGIETVVARLRSRGEKI; encoded by the coding sequence ATGTCTGCCCACTGCCAAGTCACCGGGCGCTCGCCCGGGTTCGGCAACACGGTGTCGCACTCGCACAAGCGCAGTCGCCGACGCTGGAACCCGAACATCCAGACCAAGACCTACTACCTGCCGAGCGAGGGGCGCCGGGTCCGGCTGCGGGTCAGTGCCAAGGGAATCAAGGTGATCGACCGGGACGGCATCGAGACCGTGGTGGCCCGGCTGCGTAGCCGAGGGGAGAAGATCTGA